One window of Nostoc sp. UHCC 0926 genomic DNA carries:
- the recD2 gene encoding SF1B family DNA helicase RecD2 gives MIRLLQVEKFPILMLPEIEAYLESGLFRGIGKKTAQTLVNCFGSETLSILDNNPEKLYTVPGLTQYRIDGITKAWSESKSHPNFGVITQLLAVGTSLKLALKICDYYGHKTANVLQNNPYRLIDDIDGIGFKTADELARSLGIPLYSDTRYISALIHVLKSGLREGNCFLPFEQLVSIATSLLSSPQHTPDVQFLNTIIQQLLEKGTLVSGNVGNSVYLKAAYRAELSVTLKILALLEQPTHPTEHLEHWLAQFQTTDYRQLSRLSDEQISALMMAAKHPISIITGGPGRGKTYVLKTIIEWFMHTDKAIALAAPTGKAANRMKDATGIEATTIHRLLQWQGNNAVFLYNEDNPLNLDCLIVDEFSMVDIFLFNSLLKALPKKTRIVLVGDFDQLPSIGAGMVLRDLIVSELVPTTRLQTIYRQRHESPIIYAANDVNSGIVPTLHNFNQVSDWMDVGDCAMIQKDSPQATSQAIVELVKAIGQSGVDLNQQLIILAPQKQGDCGVNNLNQLLAPIFNPKQENQPQVVSGSVIYRVGDRVIQLKNRYETVPPVMNGEIGLVIAVEPEKFLVTISWEGGAVVNYYPGDFEQIMHSFCITCHKSQGSQFPYVIFPLVRANYRMLTRQLLYTTMTRAMGTFIAVGQHEALKTAVATDKPAQRFTGLTNLLISPVEQLSEIWQSLSNTRKTVCATTSSSTVTVASRLGQRQLTATQGQMTTIGSLALQMYESKYGYRPSKQPELVGKFRFNTYHYETTAIELIDSAIDAVLLQ, from the coding sequence GCTCAAACTTTGGTCAACTGTTTTGGAAGTGAGACTTTATCGATATTAGATAACAACCCCGAAAAACTTTACACTGTTCCCGGGCTAACTCAATATCGTATTGATGGTATTACCAAAGCTTGGTCAGAGAGTAAAAGTCATCCGAACTTTGGAGTGATTACCCAACTTTTGGCTGTGGGAACTTCATTGAAGTTAGCTTTGAAAATTTGTGACTATTACGGACACAAAACTGCAAATGTACTTCAGAACAACCCTTACAGATTAATTGATGATATTGATGGCATCGGTTTTAAGACTGCTGATGAGTTAGCCAGATCTCTTGGTATCCCGCTATACAGCGATACTCGTTATATCTCAGCTTTAATCCATGTTTTAAAATCCGGCTTGCGTGAAGGGAATTGTTTTTTACCGTTTGAGCAATTAGTAAGTATTGCCACTTCCCTGCTTTCTTCACCACAGCATACACCCGATGTTCAATTTTTAAATACAATCATTCAACAGTTACTCGAAAAGGGGACTTTAGTTTCGGGTAATGTTGGTAATAGTGTTTATCTCAAAGCTGCTTATCGGGCTGAACTTTCTGTGACTTTGAAGATTCTTGCTCTCCTTGAGCAACCAACTCACCCCACTGAACATTTAGAACACTGGTTAGCCCAATTCCAAACTACTGACTATCGCCAACTTTCACGTTTAAGTGATGAACAAATCAGCGCCTTGATGATGGCAGCCAAACATCCAATTAGCATTATTACTGGTGGCCCTGGTCGAGGGAAAACTTATGTACTAAAAACCATTATTGAATGGTTCATGCATACTGATAAAGCGATTGCACTTGCCGCTCCAACAGGGAAAGCCGCTAACCGAATGAAAGATGCTACAGGCATTGAAGCAACTACTATTCACCGTTTATTGCAATGGCAGGGAAACAATGCGGTTTTTCTTTATAACGAGGATAATCCTCTAAATCTTGATTGTCTAATCGTTGATGAATTTTCAATGGTTGACATATTTCTGTTCAATTCGCTGCTCAAAGCCTTGCCCAAAAAAACCAGAATTGTACTGGTAGGGGACTTTGATCAATTGCCCAGTATTGGCGCAGGAATGGTCTTGCGAGATTTAATTGTTTCTGAACTCGTCCCTACAACAAGATTACAGACGATTTATCGCCAACGGCACGAAAGCCCGATTATCTATGCAGCTAATGATGTCAATTCTGGTATAGTCCCCACACTGCACAATTTTAATCAGGTTTCTGATTGGATGGATGTCGGTGACTGTGCAATGATTCAAAAAGATTCGCCCCAAGCGACCTCCCAAGCCATAGTTGAGTTGGTTAAAGCTATTGGCCAGTCAGGTGTTGATTTAAATCAACAACTAATAATCTTAGCGCCCCAAAAACAAGGAGACTGTGGAGTGAACAATCTCAATCAGCTTCTTGCCCCTATCTTTAATCCCAAACAAGAAAATCAACCACAAGTTGTCTCTGGGTCAGTTATCTACCGAGTCGGTGATCGTGTAATCCAACTGAAAAACCGTTATGAAACTGTCCCGCCTGTGATGAATGGCGAGATCGGTCTGGTTATTGCTGTGGAGCCGGAAAAATTTCTGGTTACGATCTCTTGGGAGGGCGGTGCAGTTGTTAATTATTATCCTGGAGACTTCGAGCAAATTATGCACTCGTTTTGTATAACTTGCCACAAGAGTCAAGGTAGCCAATTTCCTTATGTGATTTTCCCATTGGTCAGGGCTAATTACCGGATGTTAACCCGTCAGCTGCTCTACACGACTATGACTCGCGCAATGGGTACATTCATCGCAGTTGGACAGCATGAAGCATTGAAGACTGCTGTCGCTACTGATAAACCCGCCCAGCGTTTTACTGGACTAACCAATTTACTCATTTCACCTGTTGAACAACTTAGTGAAATCTGGCAGAGCTTGAGCAACACCAGAAAAACCGTTTGTGCGACAACATCTTCGTCTACTGTCACTGTTGCTTCTAGGCTGGGACAACGCCAACTGACCGCAACACAAGGACAGATGACTACTATTGGTAGTCTCGCACTACAAATGTATGAGTCTAAATATGGTTATCGTCCGTCAAAACAGCCCGAACTTGTCGGGAAGTTTCGCTTTAATACTTATCACTATGAAACTACCGCAATTGAGTTGATTGATTCAGCAATTGACGCAGTTCTGCTCCAATAA